DNA from Prunus persica cultivar Lovell chromosome G6, Prunus_persica_NCBIv2, whole genome shotgun sequence:
aaaaaaaaagaagtgctTTTTTAAAGGATCATATGTTATTTCATTGTAATGAAAGTCTGTGAGTAATTAGACATCTATTTACCAGTCTCTTTCGACTAAGATGGTGCCAGCAAGAGTGGAAAGAACTCCAACAGCTCCTGAGATGTTGGTTAATATTACAAGCAAGACGAATGCATTAAAACTTGTGAGCTTCAAATCTGAGTAGACTAGCAACGCCATTACGGTGCCTCCAGCAATCATAAAAGAGAGGTTCTGTGTTACCAACCAAAGCCAGAGAACCTGTGCATGTTATATAGAGTTGTAAGATCATGTAACATAATTTTACAATTCTTATCTATCTGTGTCTCTCTTTTCTTGTAAGTTTCATAAGTTAGTCTACCTTTACATATGGAAATCTATCCACCCAGTGTCCAATTAAGGGTCCGAAAAGCGCGGTAGAGGCTGATTCCACTGCACCATAGATAGCAGCAAAGAGTAGAGAATCTGGCCAAATGCTTATCATGTAAAGACCAACAGAGAATTCCCACATTCTGCAAAACAGGGAAAATTCAATGGAAATTaatactcaaaacaaaacaaggagCCTTTTTCTTGTCTTCCTTGTACAAAGTTACAGGCGAAATTGATCATAACAATTAgagtaatcaaattaaatgtCACATGGAGGAGGCACAATCACAAATAGAAGTCAAATTATAAGTGTCTTAAACAGATGATAGGTTGATCTATAGGGAACTTGTTACTCCCATGAGCACAATTTCTGCCTACAATGTAGAAatataagaagaagaatgtgATAATTTGACTTTGTTTCTGTAATTTAATTTgcttatttcttccttgaaaACATTTCTTGTGATAGCACTAATTAGCATGTTCAAAATCTTCAACTTGGTTTctgtaatttaatttactgATTTTCCTAGTAGTTGCTTAAGTTTGAAACAACTTTCAGCAGCAaagtatgaagaaaaaaaatattaatttcaatGTATATGTACACATCCTCTGACACAATGAAGACAGCCCAAATTCTAGTTGGGGAAAAACCTTAAACAGCACTAATAAACCACTAAAGTAAGTAGTGAGAGATGAGAAAAGCAGTGAACCTGGTACCCCATCTGGCCAAAAAGTGTCCTACGTATAAATATCTGATAAGATGAGAAGGAAGAGGATCATATTGAGAATTATAAGGCTCTTCTTGCACTTGGGCTTGAAGGGGCTCTCTCAGTTCCTGCTTCATTTCAGCTTCTCACCCTTATTGTAGCTTGTTTGAACAACAATGGCAGAACTctgatttcagtttttatggTGGTCCAGAAATGAAGACGATTTCACAGGTGATGGTGATGCATCATGCATTATGATGCCATCACATCATACCATAATTGCTCTCAAAATTTGAGATaattatgatgatgatgatgtagtAATTGGATCAGCATCtagaaaaaatcaaataccaAACGTGCATATATACAAAACAGTGTGAATATTTGTTGTTACGTGGTGCAAAACTAAAGGACTCTAGTTACTGATACAACAAAGATACTAATTAGTCACTTCGCTGTAAATCTCCAGTTGGTTTTGATCTGTTCAGAAGGAATATAAAATTGGGTGTCTATCCAGTGCGGCTCAGAAGCCCTATCTAAACCTGATATTATGCCACGTGACGCTACctaccttttttttccccacttTTCCACCAATTAAAAAATCCAATTAGTAGAAGGATGGTAATTGTAGACCACGTGGCAAAGTTCGCATTACAACAATCGTATcgttatttgaaaaataacgTATTCATTTGTCACAAAATGTGTAATATTGCgtaaaatttcaacttctcTATCATGGTGGAAAATGGAAACCCAAAATTGAACAATGTCGACCATAAATTGCACCGGTAAACATTGATTATATGATTGATTAGACAAGTTAAGCGCAATTAAGAGAATTCGAAACCGTCAAATGCGTGTCTACATGTACATCCAGAtgggaaacaaacaaaagagagtCCGAGTTGGTTTTTGGCTCCACCTTAAACAAACATTACACGAAAAGTCAGATCTTCGTGAGACCTATGtcttaataaaattgtatttacATCATGCCGATGCCTTGGCTCTTAAgtaatgtttattttcttcGCGAGGTTTTGGCACTGAAATTGGGTACTATATTCATGTGTTTAGTAAATGCACCCAACAATACACATGACCTTCTCCGGAAGTATCGAAAACGACTAAAAGAATCGTCAGTATATGCTTTGCAATGTTTATCCAAGTAGCTTAAGAAGTCAAAGATGCCAATACAAATGGACAAAGttcataattaatattaaaaaaaatgtttatatTAACTCAGCAGTTATTGAAGTGTATTGGATGCTAAACCATAAATATAGACTTTTCAAAGGCGTTTACCTAAtacttttgtaattttgtgaGTAATTAGAGTCACAAGGTGCTTtacaatgaataaataaacacaTCTTCCTGTTACTTAGCTGTGTCATGCTTGACAACCACAACAACtcccatattttattttggcaatAAGTAGCATGCTCAATATTTGTTTATCAAATGGTACCATGACGAGAGCCAGAATTCTATAACGAAGGTCTTATATATGGCCTTTAGGTAAGACCATATCCCCACTTACAGATCAGGTGCACTAAAATATATAGATGTTTTTCCTACACTAAATAGAATCCGCTGTAGCAAACTCACTAAAGGATATTAATTCATCCAGGTTCGACTTGGGGTGTTGGGTTCTCAAACAATAAAGTGAACTTTTTTTCAGTCCAAATGCAATAACCATCACATCGATCcttcaatttttcatgtattgaaaaaactatatatatatatatatatatttttaaatatttatatatatttatataaagaaaataagtttttttatatcaagatgtgattttttttttcctatcaaTAAAGGTGTGCTTATATACTATGTAACTTATAAtcctaagaaaaaaaaaacatcatatgAATCTTGCCAaagaattatataaaaaaataatttgacgGAGCACCAAACACAATATAACATAGTCAGACTATTTATCCAAAATAGCACCTAACGTcttataattttatagatAAACAGTCCTCTCCAAAACAGATTAATATTATCCGACATAAATTAATCAGTACAGTCCGACGCACCAAACAAACCCTTAATGTAAGTATGTGGTGGCAATTCTTCACAATAACTCGAAGGAACTTTGGGAGATGAAAGTGCAATTAACAAATACTTGTTTTACCATGAAAATAAAGGTTTAGGTACATTGATAggtccaaaaagaaaaagacgacAAGGAAACGGAAGAAAGTATAAAGGCTTGATAAAGGCACATCAATGACTGAGGTCGGGCACGTTTCCAAGCACATCCTGCCACGAGAAGCACTACATTAGATCAATTTATCTGAATAAGCTAAGTTGAAAAAAGAGAGCATTACTTCTTGCCATCCATTATTTGGCAAAGCATTACAGTTATGTCTTGAGTTGAAATGAAATTCATTTATCATTCTAGGCTTTTCTTGCCACTCATTGGCGGCCCAGCACACGCACCATAGGAATGGTTCCTATGCGGTTTCATGTACCCAGTCTCATGAGGATTATCAATGAACAGCCATAAGTGGAGGGGGGAAGAAGATTGACAGTGCTGAATCCATTTCAAGTTTTCTATGCAGATACAAACATGATGCTAAACTATCTATCAGTAAACAAGCTGAACCAAAGATTATTGCAAATCTTCTGTGGGACAgctaacacacacacacacacacacacacacaccagcATACAGAGCTTGAAAGTTCATTCTTACTACATAGTTTgaacttctctcttcttcagaATTCAATTTGAACAGATCAAATCGAACAATTTTTACCAGAGGCAAATAAATGAAAAGCCTAGACAACAAAAACTCATTATCAATATTAAGTCGACAATAAGGGATTTTGAAAGGGCACTGCTATTTCATCACTCATATTATGTCATCTGGCACTCCTCTGAGTGGTTGATGAGAAATTCCGGAAGATGGAGAAGTAGAAGGAAGTCAAGGGTAAATCATGAAGGATAAAGGGAAGGAAATACGTGATTCTCCCTCCTCTTGATGGCTAGAAGGGGAGGGAAGTATGGAGGAAGGAAAAACAAAGCTACGTCCAATAAAACAGCAGACATCAATCCTCCCCCTTTCCCTCCCCCTCTATCatatatgtttattatttcCACTCCCAAAAGACTCGAGAAAGAAGAGGCAAATTCTATGCTTGAAAATCTAGGGATAACAAACAATATTATGTATGTATCAACAGTAATAATGCAGAAAAACAACAATGAATAAAATATGGTGTGTcgatcaaaattaaaatactaaCTATCAAGTAAGATCAATTATACACACACTCATAAAATGGAGTTTTCCAAACAAACGAAGGCAAAGAAAGCATATAAAGTGCAGACCCAGTTAAAGGAAACAAATCCAGCATCTTCAGAGTTCATAggatttataaaaattttgaaatttttgacaTGCTGGATCACGTACTCATTGTTAGTTCTTTCTggatggtatattatttaacttGCCAGCAAAACAAGTATAAGAAGGCCAAGAATATACCAGCTCAAACTTTAATTGGACATGAAGGCGGACATGGTCCAGCTAAGAATCACCCTTCAATTCATCTGAATCTGAATCACTTGCATTATAACCTGCCACAGGTGCAGAAGACCAAACAGAGGCACATtcaataatgaaaatgatgaTTGAGACAATGTTAAATGCAAAGAGAGAAGTCAACCTGGCTGCTTATCACTGACTTTCCAAACTGAAGATCGCGTCCTTGACGCTCTTGTAATCCATATTCTTCCCTGCATTCACAAAGaccaaaaattatttgtagaAGTACAAATCACAATTCAATCACAACTAAAGCTTTAATTATGGGAGACAAGTCCAATTTGCAATCAATATTCTAAACGTTTGTAATACAACCATATACTTTTTGTAATCCATATTCTAAACATTCAAACTCCAATTTGTAATGCCTTTGGTGCTTACTTGGCCAACAAAAACTATATGGTCAAGGTGATACCAAACACAAGCTTGCAACTTTAGCATAACAAGATCAAAACAAAACGCTTACAACTCTGTCTAATCTGATTAGGATAAGAGCATGAAAGCAAGATCAGAAAACTAAAAGCTCATAACTTTAAGCCTAAACCCCAAACCCCACTGAGAAACCAACAAAAGCCgagaaattaaaacaaacccaataaAGCATACCATATGGGCATCTCTGGGAACTCCATAACCGTTGTAATACATCTGACCCACCAAGACCTGCATGTTAATATCGCCGGCTTTGGCCTCTTTAAGCGTGTCTTTGAACCACCGCTTTATGCAATCCGATACGACCTCCGATAGCGGCAGACGGTGGTTGGTCTCCTTCTTTGAGCTGCTCTCAGTCTCCATCTCCTTCAACCGCGGCCGCTTCGACTTTTGGCCTATTTCTGGGTTCGGCGATGCGGACCTCGTATGCTTTGGAGTTATGAGACTCtgcgacgtcgttttggcgaCTTGGTACAGGCTGGCCGTCGAGGGAAGCGACTTTCCGATATAAAAAttgcaaacaaagaaaacttgtaagttgtaactaACAAATATTGGAAAAGTTTAGggcttttgggtttttgaatttgcttaccttaaatttttttttttttttgatacaGTGAATACTGAATATTATCTGTATGGCATGTTATCTCTGTTTGGTTACTGAGAAAAACTGTTTTAAGAAAGTGGAGCGGAAATTGCAACGCAGCTTTCAGAAGACACAACCATTCGTGACTGCGCGAGCGTGTGTGTTAATCccgaagaggagagagaaaatgacaTCCGATTATATCGTTGCCTTGTCTTAGTAGACCGACGTCGTTTCTGGCTGACTTGGAGtggtctttgttttgttttcaaagaCTTTCCCCTTGGGTGATGTCTTTATTATATAGATGTGGTGGTTCTGGCGCTATTTGATTTTTGATCTTATCACCATCATTCATCACTCACTCATAAGAAAACGCTGTGCTAATAGCAGCGTTTCCATTGTCATGTGTGGGCCCTCAGCTGTCAACTTCCATGACGTGTGTGATGAGCTACGACATTGAATGTTTAGTCTTTCTGTAGTTTAGTTTTCTCATTAGCAACCCAAATATCGGATTTTGAGTTTGATTTAACCTCTGATTAATAGCAGACGCGGGTTAAATTAGGACGGCACTTCACACTGGTTAAGCATACAAGTAAACATGTTAATCATCTTCGAGATTATTGGCACCAAGGGGCTGGTATCaaaattgggttttttaaTCAAACTTCACCAATAATCTTTACATGAACAAGAACCATCAATGAAACAATGAAATCGGTTGTTATCCCGGATAATGATCTGTCTCTCTGTAATCTTTGAGATGAGCTTGATGGCCTCATGGCAATCACCGCATACACGAAGGTTCTTCACAACTCGAATTGTATCTTTAGGAGCAGTGCTTATGAGACCAAATGCAATGGCCAGCTTCTCACTGTGACAACCAAGGAAGtgctccttctcctcctcttctaTGTCAAACAACACAAAGTCTGTGGTTGGAACATAACCTGCTGCTTTCAATTCCTTAGCCAACTCGTCGAGCTTTGCGTATATCTTCTCTGACAATGCATGGGACTTGTCTCCGACAAGGAATTCTTGAACAACCCCATTTACTTCGATCCAACTACAACCGGGGATTTTCTTCATCCCTTGCTCATTCATTCTTGACCTAGTGTCTGCTGCCTCATCCCATTTATGGCTTGCAGAGTAAATATTTGACAGGAGAACATAGTGTGCTGAGTTCCATGGTTCTAGCTCAATGAGTTGTTTCAGTACGAGTTCAGCCAATTGGGTTTGCCGATGTAGCCTGCATCCACCCAACAACGCTCCCCAAACGACTGAATTAGCCTTCATCGGCATAGTTTTGATTAGGTTATAAGCTTCATCCAACAAGCCAGCACGACTAAGAAGATCCACCATGCATCCATAATGCTCAATTGTATGAGCCAAAGAAAAGACACTAGTCATGTTATTGAAATACCTACGACCCTCGTCAACGAGACCAGCATGAGAACACCCACAAAGCAACCCCATGAATGTGTTCCCATCAGGTCGAattccatttttctcaactTGTCCGAAGAGTCCAAACACAGTTTTGACATGTCCATTCATGGCAAGGCCAGACATTGCAGCATTCCAAACCACATGGTCTCTTTTTTTCATCCCTTTAAAGACTTCCCAAGCTTGAATCATGCACCCACATTTGGCATACATGTCAATCAGAGCTGTACCAAGAACAGGGttcacaaaaaattcatgtttATCCATCAAACTGCCAGCCCACTCCCCTAGTTCCAGGGCTCCTAATCTTGCACAAGCAGAAAGCACCCCAACCATGGCATAACAATCAGGTTTCAAATTTTCCTTCTGCATTTGAAAGAAGAGGTCTATGGCTTCTTTTGGAAGTCCATTTGATGCATATCCCTGAATCATACTACTCCAAGATACTATATccttctcaagcattccatCGAAGATACCCCGCGCCTTTTCCATCTGTCCACACTTGGCATACAAATCAACTAAGGAGGTGGCCACAAACACATTCTTTCCCATGCCAATCTCAGTTATGTATCTATCTATCCACTCCCCACTGCTTAAATCCCCTAACTTGCCGCACGCAGATAAAACCCGAACAAGGCTAAAACTATCAGGCCTCAAACCCATCTCCAGCAACCTGCGAAACGTATCAATAGCTTCTCTATATTGACCAGCTCCAATGTACCCACAAATGATGGCAGTCCAAGAAACCACATTCTTGTCGGGAATATCATCGAAAACCTTATGGGCATGTTCCAAATAGCCGCACTTAGCATACAAGCACAGCAAACTAGTTTTAACATAAACATCAAAATTGAACCCCGTTTTCACCACAAGGGTATGAATGTTCAAACCCAATGGAAAATCCGAACGCCTAGCACAAGctttcaaaacaaaagggaaGGTGAAGCTATTGGGCAAGATCCCCTCTGTTCGCATAGAAATAAAGAATTCGATAGCATCGTCGAAGCAATCGTCGGAAACCAGGCCACGAATCATGGTATTCCAAAGAAATATATTGGGTTGCGTAGTTTGGTCGAAGACGAGGCGAGAGTAGCTGGCGTGCCCAAAATCGAAGCCGGAGCGCAAGACCATGTTGAGAAGATAGTTGTCTTGGTCTAGGCCAAGGCGGAGAAGCCGAGCGTGGGCATGCTTGAGGTGCTTGAAGGAGTTGAAACCTTGAAGAAGGCATTGCTTGGTCTCCAAAGCTTTGGAAAGTACAGGGGAGGCTCTGTTGGGCAAGACTGTCATAACCAGGTTTCAACTGTGGAGCAAAGTTTGGAGAGCAACGACTCTACGGTCGTCTTGCTGTTATGTTATGGCGGCCGTGTTATATATGCTCTTATTTTCCCACCACTTTTAAtatcttattattatattacaaaTCTAAAAGTAgtttaaaattactttaaaaataattaaaaattttaattaacatgTACTTTTTAACGAGGGAGAATTTTTTAGGAAATACTAGGTTATGAgtatttcttttaattgatGAGTGACTTAAAtaaattgtgtttttcttattGGGAAAATCGAGGGGTAAAAAATTAAGGTGACAGTAGCATCAATCTAAAATTTCTTTCTTGCTATATTTCTTCTGGATTTTAAGTTGCAGACGAACATTTGAAAGAATAGGTAAAACGAGAGGCCATGGAAGAATTAAAAACACTAAATCTAAATATTTGTTCTCTTTAAGAAGTTCCGCACGCCGACAAAACCATATGAACAGAAAAACAATGGCCACTGAAATATGAGCCAGAAAATGGAGTATATggatacatatatatgcattgTAAGAACCATTACATACAGGATTACAAAATTTCACTACATACTACATTTATATCACTCCAACAATTTACACCTGCCAATATCTTAAAAATGATTATACGCGGAAGTAGATTGGAACTGCGCTTGCACGCTGCGCCGCAGCTGTCATTCTTGTATAAAGCATTTGCCTCACACTAGATTTCCGTCAATAGAGCTGAGCGACGTTTCAACAAATAGATTTTCATTTGGGGGGCGGAggaggggaggagagagagagaaagggggTCGTATAATACACATGAATCTTGAGTAAAGAGGAGAATACACCAAACTACAGAAAATTCCAGATTTCTGTAAGGAGCATCCACCACCACTCAAAGCCATTAACGGCGCTGGTGAAGAGCTATAGTAGAATAATTCCCTTTAAGAATCACTCCAACTatcctcatcatcttcatcgcTTCCTGTCAATGCCTGTAACGAAATTCTCATggtattaaatttattaactGACAAGGaaatattgagagagagagagagataaatagATAGAGACCTGGCGAATCGCATTTGCTTTCTCTAAGATGGCAGCAACCCTCAAGTTGGTTGTCGGACCCTGAATGCTGGGTCTTGTCACTGTTTGTCTTGTCACAGATGCAGGCTTCAAGTTGAAGGACTAAGGCAAGAAAATATTCACTCAATAATTTCCTACTTGAAAATAGATGGAACCCAGACCAAGAAATGGTGGGTGatgcaaaagcaaaaaatacaacaaaaattGGCAGCTCTAACCTTAGTTCTTATCTGTTGcaacaatgaatctctttcaTCTACCTTAGGTTCAACCTGAGGCCGAATTCGTTCAGTTACCTTTCTCAGCTGCAAAATGTCAACATGTTACAAAGGTATGTTGTAGAGCATATTCTGAAAGATAGACACCATAAAATGATAATCATTTACCTTGCTTTGGCCATGAGCAGTAACAGCATCAATCAGGGGATTTCTTGGACGAGGGAGCTTGCTAACTGGAATTCCATTGGACCTTCCAACTTCATAGTCTGACATTGCAGCAGAATTATTTGGAGACCATGTCGTTTCTCCCTCTGATGTTGTCAAACTATGCTGAGGCTGCTCATCTACCATTGTTGGTGCTGTCACAGATGTGGGAGGGGGTTTTCCGTGTTCCCATTCTGAATTTTTCAATGAATGTTCAAGTACCTTAGACTCTAAATCTGTTTCCAGTGTTAACTGCTGCAGAGGTAGGATAATTGCTCCATCAGAAGATTCAGGCTCATGTCTAAAAGTTGTACATTCAGTATGCGGTACCATGAATGGATTTGTACTAGACTGAACTTTTTCTCCTTCTAAAGCAAAGTGATTATGTCCAGACCTGTCATCAGATATCTCTGACGATGATAAAAATGGGTTTGGGAATTGCGCTCCCCCTAAATCAGGGAAACTGTATTGATAATTAGCATCATTAACTATGGCTGGTAAATGCAATGAATACGGGGCAGGGTGCACCACATTGCCCATCAAAGGTTCAGAAACATGTTGGGACTTCCCGTCTTCCACATATGTGAGAGGCAAAAATGGGTTCTGAGGCTGCAGCACCTCCCTCTGTGGTGCTGGTATATCAAATTGAGCTTTCTCATCAGCTTCTGATGGCTGTATTGGCAGGAATGAGGGTAGGGAGGGATGTTGCTTTCCTATCCTCCATTGCATAGGTGGTAGAGGTGGCAATGGTGGCATGTCCTCCAGATTGACCGCAGTTGCTTCAGGGACTAACCTAGGAAGGGTAGATTCTAATGGTTCCATTATTTGCTTTGTGACATCAACTTCCTGACCTGCTGATTCTGGTAAGACCACTGATGTTAAAGGTTGACTTGGGAGGTCTCGAGGACAAGATTCTGAGGAAGCATCCAAGCCTATGTCCTGATTGACGTTTTCTGTCGATGGTAACTCTTTGGATCTTTCCTCATCCATGTGATTTGGAGCCCCTATCTGTGCAGATTGAAGACTTGATGAGTTAGTACTTGCTCGATCTTCTTGCAAACATTCCACATCAAGTTGATCAGATTGGAACACCAGCGACTGCTCTAAGGCAGCTTCTGGCCGATCTGCTCCATCTCTTGGCAAATATTCCATATCAACTTGATTAGCTTGCAACTCcaatgatttttctgaacTAGTTTCAGGCTCTGGGAGGTGGCACGTGGGTGAAGATACAACATCTTCCTTGTCACTCTGATCCAGAGATTGTGATTCGGACTCTGGATGGCTCATTTCTAAAGATGTTGAGGCTGTGGTCACATCATGGACAGCTAAACTGTTTTCAGACTGTTGATCGGGGGAAAAATTATGACCATTATCAGATATTTTTGAACTGGAATGGTCATAAGTAGTTGATTTGCTTGGGTTTGATTCTGCGGTGACATCACAGACAGCCAAACTGTTCTCAGTCAGTTCATCCAGATGACCACCATTGGTAGAACTGGAAAGGTCATAAGCAACTGATTTGCTTGAGTTTGATTCTGAATCCAGAGAAACAACTTCTTTTTTACTTGCTTCCTTTTGCACTTctgagtatgtgacaaattcTGGAAAAACTACCTCATCCAATTCCGATTCTTTCTCTTGGGAATCCCCAAATCCAGGAAGAGATTCAtgcaaatttataaaattccttggtggagaagaaattgcatTTGGAGACGAATGACTAACATCATTGACATGATCATCAGGTTGGGCAACAGCAGTATAGGGCACAGCCACAGTTTCTACATGAAGTGTTTCAGGTACCACATCATCTGACTTTGCATGATCCTCATGGCCTGGATAAGTGAGACAGTTAGATGGCAGTTCCACAGAAACTGTATCGCCACCCTCCACATCAGCACCACTGGTGACTAACCGTAACTCCTCACCATCCATGGTCCTAGATGTCTCTTCGACATCGATTTTCTGCTTATAATGTGGAGCAACCGCTTCTGCTGAGATGGATtcaagttggggaacatcctcACTTAAATCAGAGATTTGCTGCTCTAATAGGCCATGTGTCTGCGGGGCATCCTGCTGCTCTATTAGGACATGTGTCTGCGGGGCATCCTGCTGCTCTATTAGGACATGTGTCTGCTGGGCATCCTGCTGCTCTATTAGACCATGTGTCTGTGGAGCATCCTGCTGCTCTATTAGGACATGTGTCTGCGGGGCATCCTGCTGCTCTATTAGGACATGTGTCTGCGGGGCATCCTGCTGCTCTATTAGGACATGTGTCTGCTGGGCATCCTGCTGCTCTATTATGCCATGTGTCTGTGGAGCATCCTGCTGCTCCAGTAGGCCATGTGTTTGTGGAGCATCTACTACAGGACATAACTCTTCTGTGCTCCATGCAGCATCCACAACAAATGGTATAACTTCAGAATTGACTGCAGTTGGTGTGACAGGATCATCAAGTTTGGAAGCCATGTTATCAGGATTTATAATATCTCTATAATAAGGCCGTACCATATTACCTGAAGGTGTTTGTACTTCTGGCAGTGCTGAGGAAGAGACCTGCTCTTCTGTGGGTGAAATACTTAAAAATGGTGAATCACTCTTTCTTCTGGCGAAGCTTTCTATAGAATCTTCATTAGCACACTGGGTCTGAGACATTTCATTCACAGCATTATTTCCAATTTGATCTTCAGAAGAAAGCTCTTCAACATCTGACAAATGCAGCAAAGCATCAGAACTGACACCTAAATCTTCATCATCTGATTCATCAACAGGATGGCTTGAAGAAGTATTTGTGAATTCATCCTTATTCTGGGAGGAATCGTTAGGGACAACAGCCAGAGAATCATCCAGATGTGTCCCATTTTCATTGATGTCTAATGATTTATAACCAACGTTAATTTCATCAGAGGGTGTTTCATCTAACACAAGTCCCGCCAATGATACCACTTGTGAGTTTGCCCCAGGGTCTGAATGTTGTAGTGTAGGACTTGTTTCCCTAACAAATGCACTGCAAGATGTATCTCCACTATCAGGAAGTACTTCTTCCTTAATGCATGCATTTTGAGACACCACATGCTCCTTCAATGTG
Protein-coding regions in this window:
- the LOC18773969 gene encoding protein SCAR2 isoform X1, coding for MPLTRYQIRNEYGLADPELYGAADRDDPEALLEGVAMAGLVGVLRQLGDLAEFAAEIFHDLHEEVMATATRGHGLVVRVQQLEADFPSIEKAFLSQTNHSSFFSNSGVDWHPNLRSEQNMITRGDLPRFVMDTYEECRGPPRLFLLDKFDVAGDGACLKRYTDPSFFKVEPASSIATVEMQREKKIRKVKKKGSRWRNGETPEAALTSHAKLHELFLEERIENGHSDPARLVKLKKRHLNGSAVDSKTGKSYMEKFLETPSPERKLVCETSVTPPLLRLTSDNTGEPELRILDISIVSPAAMSPETKSTSSSPNSQEAILELSVDGFNGEAYDEEVAKGSEPNSDVETNKSYSNLQKVAVDKRLAGDGEHKTGGSVEGSTPSSSDDMTSEVDNYMDALATMDSEMETDNEYKPKNNVRFLNVEKYGTDSDANEEEHLDLPTRFPDSQSIGNSSASDDGKNSFEKDRASISHSDTLSNLVQSTPSECNGAAKEFPSTETCGADNFEMSSDQNSEIAESLEATLKEHVVSQNACIKEEVLPDSGDTSCSAFVRETSPTLQHSDPGANSQVVSLAGLVLDETPSDEINVGYKSLDINENGTHLDDSLAVVPNDSSQNKDEFTNTSSSHPVDESDDEDLGVSSDALLHLSDVEELSSEDQIGNNAVNEMSQTQCANEDSIESFARRKSDSPFLSISPTEEQVSSSALPEVQTPSGNMVRPYYRDIINPDNMASKLDDPVTPTAVNSEVIPFVVDAAWSTEELCPVVDAPQTHGLLEQQDAPQTHGIIEQQDAQQTHVLIEQQDAPQTHVLIEQQDAPQTHVLIEQQDAPQTHGLIEQQDAQQTHVLIEQQDAPQTHVLIEQQDAPQTHGLLEQQISDLSEDVPQLESISAEAVAPHYKQKIDVEETSRTMDGEELRLVTSGADVEGGDTVSVELPSNCLTYPGHEDHAKSDDVVPETLHVETVAVPYTAVAQPDDHVNDVSHSSPNAISSPPRNFINLHESLPGFGDSQEKESELDEVVFPEFVTYSEVQKEASKKEVVSLDSESNSSKSVAYDLSSSTNGGHLDELTENSLAVCDVTAESNPSKSTTYDHSSSKISDNGHNFSPDQQSENSLAVHDVTTASTSLEMSHPESESQSLDQSDKEDVVSSPTCHLPEPETSSEKSLELQANQVDMEYLPRDGADRPEAALEQSLVFQSDQLDVECLQEDRASTNSSSLQSAQIGAPNHMDEERSKELPSTENVNQDIGLDASSESCPRDLPSQPLTSVVLPESAGQEVDVTKQIMEPLESTLPRLVPEATAVNLEDMPPLPPLPPMQWRIGKQHPSLPSFLPIQPSEADEKAQFDIPAPQREVLQPQNPFLPLTYVEDGKSQHVSEPLMGNVVHPAPYSLHLPAIVNDANYQYSFPDLGGAQFPNPFLSSSEISDDRSGHNHFALEGEKVQSSTNPFMVPHTECTTFRHEPESSDGAIILPLQQLTLETDLESKVLEHSLKNSEWEHGKPPPTSVTAPTMVDEQPQHSLTTSEGETTWSPNNSAAMSDYEVGRSNGIPVSKLPRPRNPLIDAVTAHGQSKLRKVTERIRPQVEPKVDERDSLLQQIRTKSFNLKPASVTRQTVTRPSIQGPTTNLRVAAILEKANAIRQALTGSDEDDEDSWSDS